Proteins from one Podarcis raffonei isolate rPodRaf1 chromosome 1, rPodRaf1.pri, whole genome shotgun sequence genomic window:
- the ADM gene encoding pro-adrenomedullin, with protein sequence MKVVSLALLYLGSVSFFGVEAANLDIASDFKRKWSSWRARRDGPVPLTAAQAAALGEGKRPADSQAAAAAAEHRPALTAAQAAAGVKRPTRSLDSLRAKRNQAPNVQAWREMCGFGTCTVHNLLHIMHHYMDKDKDVSAPPQKFGPQGYGRRRRRSLLDTAVAAAASSFSGRSTRTASRLLALLREGGSAGALAQQP encoded by the exons ATGAAAGTGGTTTCCCTCGCCCTACTCTACCTGGGCTCCGTCTCCTTCTTCGGGGTGGAGGCTGCCAATCTGGACATCGCGTCGGACTTCAAGAGAAA GTGGAGCAGCTGGCGAGCCCGGCGGGACGGGCCGGTGCCGCTCACCGCGGCGCAGGCGGCAGCCCTCGGAGAAGGCAAGCGCCCCGCAGACagtcaggcagcagcagcagcagctgagcacAGGCCGGCGCTCACCGCGGCCCAGGCGGCTGCCGGAGTGAAGAGGCCCACGCGCAGCCTGGACAG CCTCCGCGCGAAGCGCAACCAGGCGCCCAACGTCCAGGCCTGGAGGGAGATGTGCGGGTTCGGGACGTGCACGGTGCACAACCTCCTGCACATCATGCACCACTACATGGACAAGGACAAGGACGTCTCCGCCCCTCCCCAGAAATTCGGCCCGCAGGGCTACGGCCGCCGCAGGAGGCGCTCGCTGCTGGACACcgccgtcgccgccgccgcctcctccttcaGCGGGAGAAGCACACGGACAGCGTCCCGCCTGCTGGCCTTGCTGCGGGAAGGCGGCTCGGCCGGGGCCCTGGCCCAGCAGCCCTAG